The segment AACGGTTCGCCGTACCAGCGCGGCTGCGCCGGATCCGCGTAGTCACGGACGTAGGCGTCGACGCCGTCGGTTTCGACAACGAGGTCGTCCCACAGCACGTACGGCCTGGCGGTCACTCCGGTGCCCAGGATCGTGAACGGTGGTTCCGCGACGGCACGCAGGGGCAGGGCAAGAAACGCGAAAATGGCGGCAATCGCGGGCATGCTGCGATAGCGAGAGGGCATGGTATTCCTTTCCCAATGCGGTCCGGGACGGCCCGAACTTCCCTGGTTTTCCCCGTTGGGCTGTGGATCAGGGCAGAGGAAAGGGCAGTAGCAGGGATCATGCCCCCGAGGCAATGGGCGTCCGTATCCGCAATCCAAACCCACGCAGCGCGTCCTGCCACTTGCGCCGGCGCAAGTGCGCCGACGCAAGTGCCACGACGAAAAACGCTATTTCACGAGCGTGACGGTCTGCACCGCCTCGATACCCGGGCCATGCAGGCGGACCAGGTAGACGCCGGCGGCAACACCGGTGCCGGTGTTGTCGGTGCCGTCCCAGGTGGCGTTGTGGCGGCCGGCCGTGAAGCGGCCGTGGGCCAGTTCGGTCAGTCGCCGGCCCCGCACGTCGTAAACCGAGAGCGTGAGGTCGCGCTCGGTGTCGACCACGAAGGCGAACTGCGTGGACGGATTGAACGGATTGGGCCAGGCGGGTTCGAACTGCACCGCGGCAAGGGCCACGGGCGGCACCGCCGAAGGCGACAGGCCGTCGTTGCGCATGGTGAGCAGTTGGCCGCCGATGGTGGTCACGTTGCCGTTCATGGCGAAGCCGTTGCCCGCGCTGTTGTGCCAGATGGCGTCGGTGAGCGCCACGGGCGTGCCCAGGTTCGCCAGGTCGAAGACCTGGAAGACCATGTAGCCCTGCACGTAGAGACGGCTGCCGTGCAGATCCAGGCGCTTGGCTGTGAAGGACAACGGCAGGCTGGAGACCAGGATCGGCGCCGACAGATTGCCGAGATCCCAGGCTTCGAGCGTCTTGTCGGTACTGTTGCGCGTCGTCACGGCGTAGAAATGGCCGCGCCAGAAGGTGCCGCAGGTGACCTCGCCGGGATCGGGCAGTGCGCCGACCAGTTGCGGGGCGGTGAGATCGGCAATGTCGTAGAGCCGCACGCCCGCCGCGTTGCCACCCGCGAGCAGGCCGTCGGCGGCGCCCATCAGGATCCGCTCGTTGATGACCGACGCCTGCACCGGATCGGAGAGATCGCTGATGTCCAGCAGTTTGAGACCAAGGTCCGTCATGCGGTTCTCGACCACCACCAGCTCGCGTGACATGAGCCGCAACAGCGATCGACCGTCTTCTCCGCTGATCCAGTCCCGCTCGACCGGTTGTGCCGGATCCGCGAAGTCGACCAGGCGCCCGACACTGGAGGCCGCCATCAGACCGATTCCATCGACGTACTGCAGCTGGCCGCCGCTGCTGTTCATCTGGATCGGGGGGCCCAGGCGTGGGAGGGCGGGTTCGGAGACGTCGACCGTCGCCAGGATGCTCCGGTCCCAATAGTACTGGGCAATCTGCAGCGGTCCCTCGCCGACCACCGTATGCAGCTGCGGCAGCGGTCCGCGATGATTCACCAGCACCGGCGCCACGTTCCAGGCCGTGCGCGCGTAGGTGAACAGGTCGCGGCCCTCGCGCACCAGGATGGCGCTCGGTGTGACGACCAGGCGGCTGCAATCATGGGCCAGCACCCAGCCGGCTTCGGGTTCGGACGGCGTTTCCAGGCCGAAGGCCTGCACCTGTCCATCGGCGGTGGCGGCGACGAGCAGGTCGCCGGAGCGGATCAGCGAGCGGCCGGCGGCGCCCGCACCGACGCTGATCGTCACGCGGTCCACTTCCACCGGAACTGCGGGCACGCCCACATTGCTGGTCACCAGATCGAGGTGCTCATCGACCTGACCGACAGACACGGCGACCAGCGCGTAGATAACACCTGTGCCGGCAGCCAGGGCGTCGATGCGGTCGCCGGCAAGGGCCGGCAGGCCGAGCGTGGCCGGGGTGGCACCGGTCTCGATCTGGTACAGCGTGTTCCCCACAGCGCTGGGCCAGCGCGAGCCGTCGTGCGTCGCCAGGGGGATAAACGCCGTGAACAACGGCGACAGCGGCGCGCTGAAATCATAGGCGACCAGCAGCCCATTCGTGCTTGCGAGCAACTCGCGGCCCCGCATCCACGCCGATTCGTACGGCAGTGTGTTGATCGTGCCGAGGTAGTCCGGCTTCGCAAGGTCATTCACATCGAACAGGCTGAGCCCGATTTCGCCAAAGGGCGCTGGTCCTGTCAGGCCGACGAGCAGGCCGTCGCCGCTCACGAACTCGCGCAGAATGGTGTCCATGGCGTGGCCCATCGTGCTGCCGATGACCGTGGGTGCGTCCGGCTGGCTGAAGTCGCGAATGGTTTCGTAGAGGCTGTCGGATTCGGCGACGATATCGCCGGTGATGGCGAAAGGCGTCCCTGTGAAACCCGATCCGAGCAGGGTGATCCCCGCCGGTTCGGCACGCCCCGTTCCCGCCATGGCAAGGAACAGCGCCAAGGCGCTGCAGATCGCGCCCGATAGTCTGATCATCATGGTGGCTCCCCCGAGCGAGGAAAAGCGTTCTCATGCCGTCTGGGCGATATCGAATCAGTATATGAATAAAGGCTTTCGTTGGGAAACGGGGCCGACCCGCGTGAGGGTGATGTATGAATTAGTTGACAGTGGCTGGATAGTGTCGTATAATTCAGACACAAAGAACAAATAACCCGACACCACCAAGGAGCCGCCCGCCATGTCCAGCCTCTCGTTCCACGAAAAGAGCCTCTGGCTGATGCTGATCAGCCTGGTCGCCGCCTTCGGCGTCTATTTCGCTTCTGCACTGCCCGGCGCCGGCCCCGACGTGCAGCCGCACCAGGTGGCGCTGTTCGCGGTGATGGTGGGCGTGCTGGTGGCCACGCAGGTGGCCGGGCACATCGTCATCGCGCTGGTCGACCGGCGCACCGAGACCGACGAGCGCGACCACCTGATCGAGCTCAAGGGCACGCGCAACGGCGCCTACGTGCTGGCGGCGGGCGTCTTCTTCGCGCTGTGCACGGCGCTCGTGACGCAGGGAAATTTCGTGTTCATGCACGTCCTGCTGGGCTCGTGGGTGGTGGCGCAGATCGTCGAGATCGTCTCGGAACTGGCCCTGCATCGCCGGGGGGCGTGAGCCATGGGCAAGCGCGGCGGCCGACTGACCAACGAGATCCGCTCCCTGCGCTTCCGGCAGGGCGAGATGACGCAGCAGGAACTGGCCGACCTGGTCGGCGTCACGCGCCAGACCATCAACGTGATGGAGGCGAACCGCTACTCCCCGTCGCTGGAAGTGGCGTTCCGCGTGGCGCGCGTGTTCGGCCTGACGGTGGACGAGGTGTTCTGCTACACGGATGAGTGAGGCTGGGCCGGCACACGGGCTGGGCCCACACACTGGCTGGGCCCAACTACTTGCGCCGGCGCAAGTCGGCCGCCGGCCGAAAAAGGCAGCGCCGGCCCGCACATCCGCGCAGGCCGGCGCACTCCCGAGTCATCCCAAGGCAGTCCCGCCTCAGCGCACGATCACCACGCGGCCGGTCAGCTGCTCGCTGCCCACCTGGGCGCGTACGAAGTAGACGCCGCTGGCGGCCGAACGGCCCTGCGCGTCGCGGCCGTCCCAGGCCAGGGCGCGTTCGCCGCCGTCGAGGCTGCCGGAGAACAGGCGCCGCACGCGGGCACCGCGGGCATCGTGGATGTCCACGGTCACATCGGCCCGGCCCGGCAGGGTCAGCAGCAGGCGTGAGCCGTCACTGCCCGCGCCGCCAAGCACGCGCAGGTTCAGCGCGCCGCCAAGATCCACGCCCGCCACGTACGACGATACCGTGAACGACTCGGGTTCCGTCAGCGACGTGCGCAGCACGCCGTTGCCGGCCCAGGCCCGCCACCAGTAGTTGCCGGCGGCCAGCGTCGGCGTGGTCCAGGCGGTCTGGCCGGCGGTCTCGGCCACGTTGTTGACCGTGGCGGCTACGTCGGTGCAGGCCGCATCGCGGTAGAGGCGGAAGCCGTAGTCGGCCGCGCCGCCGCCGGGCACGGCGCTGTTGGCCACCGTCAGGGCGGGCTGCACGCTGACCACCGCGCCGCCGACGGGGCTGAGGGCCACCGGGGGCAGCATCGCGAAGGCCGGAGTGGCGCCCTCGAGCTCCACGTCGTCGATGTACCAGCCGTCATAGGTCAGCGAGACGTCGGTCGTCAGGTAGAACCGCAGCGCCAGGTCCTGGCCGGCGTAGGCGGCCAGGTCGATGGTCACCTGCGTCCAGGTGGACAGCGTGCCGTCGTACTGGGCCACGGTGGTCCAGGGGCCGCCGTTCGCCGAGACCTGCACCTGCGCGAAGTCGTAGGTCGCTTCGGTGGTGTACTTGTGCCAGAAGCGCAGGCGCGAGATGCGGCGCGTGCCGTTCAGCTGCGCGGAGGTGTTGCTGTAGTTGGTGTAGCTGCCGGTGGGCGTGTCGGTCAGCGAGCGCGACGTCGAGTGCGACGTCGACGTGGTGGTGCCCCACGTGCCTGACAGCGTCCAGTTGCCGGTGCCCGACTCGAAGTTGTCGCTGAACACGAGCGAGGGCGAGCCCACCAGGAAGGCCATCGGGAACGTGAGGTCGCCGTCGGGCTGGTGCACGGTCACCTGCAGCTGGACCTGGTGGCCGGACGGGCAGGCCGCGTCGACGGTGAAGGGGATGGGGCTGGCGCCCAGCGTGGCCGTGCCCATGGCCGGCACGTTGCCCACGGTGCGCGACGAGGCCAGCAGCTGCACCCAGGGGTCGTCGGTGCTGACGGTCACCTGGACGTTCAGCGCGCTGGAGGCGACCGACTCGTTCTCGACGGTGAAGTTGAAGGTGCCGTTGCCGCCGGGCACGGCCCCGGTGGCCACCGGCGTGCGCGCCATCAGGCTGGTGCCCGCCGCGCGCATCAGGTACAGGTGCGCGTCCAGGTTCTCGTTGAACTCGATGGAGCGGTTGGACTCGGGCGGCCAGAAACCGTAGCTGCCGATCTCGTTCGACATGCTGAAGATGGCCGGGTGGAACGACGTGGTGCCGTAGAAGGTGTCGAACACGCCGCCATTCACGTCATAGAGAATGGCGCCGGGCCGGCCGTAGTCATAGTTGTTCACGGCGGTCATCTTCTGGGCGATGTGCTGGAAGATGGCGTCATGCGGCGACGGTGTGTTCTGATAGCCCCACGGATACAGCGTCATGCCCGAGTACGTGTGCACCGAATCGTGCGTGATGATCTCGCGCCCGTTCACGAAGTTGATCATCGCCTGCGTCTCGAGCTCGCTGGCGGCCGACGGCCCGCGGTAGGTGATGTCGGACGGGCTCGGGCTGCTGCCGATGTCGTCGTAGCCCCAGTGGTTGGGGTAGTTGCGGTTCAGGTCGACGCCGATCTGGCCGCCCGCCTGGGGCGAGCGGTTCTTGCGCCACATGCCGCCGCCGTTGGGGTCGGTCGTCTCGTTGTAGACGAAGCCGTCGGGGTTCACCACCGGGATCAGGTACAGTTCGCGATTGTCGACCAGCCACTTGATGGAGGGGTCGGTCGCGTAGTTCCTGCACAGGTACTCGGCGAACATGATGGGGAACTCGGCCGCCATGATCTCGCGCGCGTGGTGCGTGCCGTCGATCATCACCTCGGGTTCGTTCTCGTCCACGTCCGGGTTGTCCGACAGGCGATAGGCCCAGATGGAGCGGCCCTGGTACGTGGTGCCGATGGACCACTTCGCGCTGATCACGTTCGGGTACAGCAGGCGCAGGCTGTCCATGAAGGCCACGTTCTCGCTGAACGTGTGGAAGATGCCGAAGCCGACGCCCTTGTCGGGGTACGCGGCCGCCAGTTCCATGTCGCGCTGCATCACTTCCGGCACCAGGCCGGCTGCGCGCAGGATGGCCTCATCGCCCGGCTGCGCCGCGATGTGCGCCTCGACACCAGGCTTCACGAACACGACATCCAGTTCGTTCTGGTGCAGGCGCAGCCACTCGGAGGCGGCGGGATCGGCCAGCGAAACGCGCACCAGGTCATGGCGGGGTTCGGCGGCGAGGGCGGACAGCGAAACGAGCAGGCACAATCCTGCCAGCAACAGGGACAAAGAGGCGACGCATGCCGAACTCCAGATTCGTTGAAGGGCCGAGGCTGCGATCTCACAATTCTACAGGATGGAAGCGGGAACCTCAACGAAAGACAACTCAACGAAAGACAACGCCGCCGGGTGTGGGGACACCCGGCGGCGGCGTGATCAATTCGTGACGATTAGCTAACCGCTTGATCTACTTGGCCGCGTCGACTTCGGCGCAGGTCTTCTTCACCGCAGCCACCGACTTCTTCAGTGCGGCAGCCTCTTCCGGCGTCAGCTTGATCTTGATGATCTTCTCGATGCCGCCGGCACCCAGCAGCGCGGGCACGCCCACGAACAGGCCCTTCACCGAGTACTCGCCCTGCAGGTAGGCGCACACCGGCACGATCTTCTTCTTGTCGTAGGCGATGGCCTCGACCATCTCGAGCGCGCTGACCGCCGGGCTGACGAACGCCGAGCCCGAGCCCAGCAGCTTGACGACTTCGCCGCCCGCGTTGCGCGTGCGGTCCTCGATGGCGTCGAGCTTCTTGGCGGGCACGAACTGTTCGACCGGCAGGCCGTAGATACGGCAGGCGCTGCGGATCGGCACCATCGTGTCGCCGTGGCCGCCCAGCACAACCGCCTCGACGTTTTCCACCGACACGCCCGCGGCCTCGGCCACGAAGAACTTGTAGCGCGCCGAGTCGAGCACGCCGGCCATGCCCATGATGCGCGCGGGATTCGCCTTGGTCTTCTTGAACAGCCGGTAGACGATGGCGTCGAGCGGGTTCGCGATCGAGATGATGAACGCGCCGGGCGCGAACTTGTTGATGCCGTCGGCCACCAGGTCGGTGATCTTCAGGTTGATGGCCAGCAGCTCTTCACGCGAGGGGAAGGTGCCGTCCGGGCGCATCGTGCGGGGCACGCCGGCGGTGTTGATCACGAAATCGCAGCCGGTCAGGATGTCGTAGGTCTTGGCGCCGACGATGTTCACGTCGCTGCCGTAGACCGGCGTGGCCTCGGCGATATCCAGGCACTTGCCCGCCGCCAGGTCCGGACCCTTGACGTCGACCAGGGCAACGTTCCGGGCCAGCCGCCGCGAAACGATTTCGGCCGCGAGCACGCCGCCGATGTTGCCGCCGCCGACGATACCGATTTTGTTGATCATGAGCGCCGTCTCCTTGCAGGATGAGGGGCCTTGCGGGGCGAAACAGGAGCGCCCCGGCCAGAGTTGTCAGCACATTAACACCCATCCCGATCCCATTCCAGCGGTTTCGGGCCGCAAGCGCCGTTTTGGTGCAGCCCCGGGCCGTTGTCGACCGATAAGGAGAATCATGTCCGACCAGCCAGGCAACCGTTGGGATGAGCGCTATGACCACGAGCGCTACTACTACGGCGAAGAGCCCAACGCCTTCATCGCCACCCACCTGCCCACCCTGCCGAAGGGTACGGCCCTGTTCCTGGGAGAGGGCGAGGGGCGCAACGCCGTCTACGCCGCCGGGCTGGGTCACCGCGTGCTGGCCGTCGACAGCAGCGAGGTCGGCCGCCGCAAGGCGCTGGCGCTGGCCGCGGCCC is part of the bacterium genome and harbors:
- a CDS encoding helix-turn-helix transcriptional regulator, which encodes MGKRGGRLTNEIRSLRFRQGEMTQQELADLVGVTRQTINVMEANRYSPSLEVAFRVARVFGLTVDEVFCYTDE
- a CDS encoding immune inhibitor A — translated: MSLLLAGLCLLVSLSALAAEPRHDLVRVSLADPAASEWLRLHQNELDVVFVKPGVEAHIAAQPGDEAILRAAGLVPEVMQRDMELAAAYPDKGVGFGIFHTFSENVAFMDSLRLLYPNVISAKWSIGTTYQGRSIWAYRLSDNPDVDENEPEVMIDGTHHAREIMAAEFPIMFAEYLCRNYATDPSIKWLVDNRELYLIPVVNPDGFVYNETTDPNGGGMWRKNRSPQAGGQIGVDLNRNYPNHWGYDDIGSSPSPSDITYRGPSAASELETQAMINFVNGREIITHDSVHTYSGMTLYPWGYQNTPSPHDAIFQHIAQKMTAVNNYDYGRPGAILYDVNGGVFDTFYGTTSFHPAIFSMSNEIGSYGFWPPESNRSIEFNENLDAHLYLMRAAGTSLMARTPVATGAVPGGNGTFNFTVENESVASSALNVQVTVSTDDPWVQLLASSRTVGNVPAMGTATLGASPIPFTVDAACPSGHQVQLQVTVHQPDGDLTFPMAFLVGSPSLVFSDNFESGTGNWTLSGTWGTTTSTSHSTSRSLTDTPTGSYTNYSNTSAQLNGTRRISRLRFWHKYTTEATYDFAQVQVSANGGPWTTVAQYDGTLSTWTQVTIDLAAYAGQDLALRFYLTTDVSLTYDGWYIDDVELEGATPAFAMLPPVALSPVGGAVVSVQPALTVANSAVPGGGAADYGFRLYRDAACTDVAATVNNVAETAGQTAWTTPTLAAGNYWWRAWAGNGVLRTSLTEPESFTVSSYVAGVDLGGALNLRVLGGAGSDGSRLLLTLPGRADVTVDIHDARGARVRRLFSGSLDGGERALAWDGRDAQGRSAASGVYFVRAQVGSEQLTGRVVIVR
- a CDS encoding malate dehydrogenase → MINKIGIVGGGNIGGVLAAEIVSRRLARNVALVDVKGPDLAAGKCLDIAEATPVYGSDVNIVGAKTYDILTGCDFVINTAGVPRTMRPDGTFPSREELLAINLKITDLVADGINKFAPGAFIISIANPLDAIVYRLFKKTKANPARIMGMAGVLDSARYKFFVAEAAGVSVENVEAVVLGGHGDTMVPIRSACRIYGLPVEQFVPAKKLDAIEDRTRNAGGEVVKLLGSGSAFVSPAVSALEMVEAIAYDKKKIVPVCAYLQGEYSVKGLFVGVPALLGAGGIEKIIKIKLTPEEAAALKKSVAAVKKTCAEVDAAK